One genomic region from Chelmon rostratus isolate fCheRos1 chromosome 11, fCheRos1.pri, whole genome shotgun sequence encodes:
- the LOC121613965 gene encoding protein myomixer-like, whose translation MPAVFILLRSLVIRLLSSRLAGSVAQFLRRSLSTGAAHLGTALRHVWDRVRSQESKEAVLGCVLCILNMHKKVEN comes from the coding sequence ATGCCAGCAGTCTTCATCTTGCTGCGGTCCCTGGTTATCAGGCTCCTCAGTAGCAGACTGGCAGGCTCAGTGGCACAGTTCCTCAGGAGAAGCCTCTCTACAGGCGCTGCCCACCTTGGCACGGCGCTGCGCCACGTCTGGGACCGCGTCCGATCCCAGGAGTCCAAGGAAGCCGTCCTGGGCTGTGTGTTGTGCATTCTCAACATGCACAAGAAGGTGGAGAACTGA